A single genomic interval of Hyalangium gracile harbors:
- a CDS encoding NADase-type glycan-binding domain-containing protein — translation MRSLPVLSSLLLAASAPTAFAAPPASVGYAQAADYLDKDGHPERYNPLNVLDGRDTTVWCASDAEGAPRGMTIGFKGVATVDEVRVYTGNGSDRDAFKTHPRAKKIALEGKDSARGFTLEDKRGLQTIPLNPPVTGAWITLEVKDVFPGSDSGAPVCLTDVILYSGGKPLNGTKLAPVLKYDARQAQVLGTWFGGLEGAADRFLSFYVDGTYRFVHEPLGGGEPSVLTGAYTTSNSRLSLELPKKGKVSVKFTREEAEGSSGGHTLALEGDLPEEWKEPFRSRP, via the coding sequence ATGCGAAGCCTCCCGGTCCTCTCCAGCCTCCTGCTCGCCGCTTCTGCTCCCACCGCCTTCGCCGCGCCTCCCGCCTCGGTCGGCTATGCCCAGGCCGCCGACTACCTGGACAAGGACGGCCACCCCGAGCGCTACAACCCGCTCAACGTGCTCGATGGGCGCGACACCACCGTCTGGTGTGCCTCCGACGCGGAGGGGGCCCCCCGGGGCATGACGATCGGCTTCAAGGGCGTGGCCACCGTGGACGAGGTGCGCGTCTACACCGGCAACGGCTCGGATCGGGACGCCTTCAAGACCCACCCCCGGGCGAAGAAGATCGCCCTGGAGGGCAAGGACTCCGCGCGCGGCTTCACCCTCGAGGACAAGCGCGGCCTGCAGACCATCCCGCTGAACCCGCCCGTCACCGGCGCCTGGATCACCCTCGAGGTGAAGGACGTCTTCCCGGGCTCCGACTCCGGCGCCCCCGTCTGCCTTACGGACGTCATCCTCTACTCGGGGGGCAAGCCGCTGAACGGGACGAAGCTGGCCCCCGTCCTGAAGTACGACGCCCGCCAGGCGCAGGTGCTGGGCACCTGGTTCGGCGGCCTGGAGGGCGCGGCCGACCGCTTCCTCTCCTTCTACGTGGATGGGACGTACCGCTTCGTCCACGAGCCGCTGGGCGGCGGCGAGCCGAGCGTCCTCACCGGCGCCTACACCACCTCGAATTCGCGGCTGTCGCTGGAGCTGCCCAAGAAGGGCAAGGTCTCCGTGAAGTTCACCCGGGAAGAGGCGGAGGGCTCGTCGGGTGGACACACGCTGGCCCTGGAGGGCGATCTGCCGGAAGAGTGGAAGGAGCCCTTCCGTAGCCGGCCCTGA
- a CDS encoding ABC transporter substrate-binding protein has protein sequence MRRLGWIAVCAVLAGCPKGKDEVADAGPVDAGPDVLSEKEPNERPDQALALTRDAVVSAALSADPAKGDEDWYRLAPPAARTADITVSGIPGGDVVIEVYDRDRNRLAGVNSEGEGKPEHFPNLFVEGERFVRVASARKGSGGSYTLTLAYRRPNDGEEREPNDRAVDSTALTLGQTVAAYIGHAGDEDWYRIELPTPEPSTPAPDPGEEAPLPPPPTPAPTPTEGTAPTPTEGTPPAAAEGTPPSPAPEGSAPTAEGSTPPPEGTPPASPTGTPGAVAQTGDAGTPAAPPEPPGLALKIELSAIEGVRPELAVLSAAEAPLFSLRGKEGEALALRNIGVRSTDKVVYVVVKSSWVGTGKDAKRTYNATNPYTLSVSLEEAGANAELEPNDELYKATPMSGSGFKEGFLAPKSDVDYYVLRTTEPMLAKVEVSGVERLDLVLSAVDAPAGDGAQETVTLRANDGALKEPERLNNVSCSGSCYFKVEGASRKVEGKWVKDFENADQPYRITVSAVPDNGSEEREPNNTVDRGMELSLGKAVRGTVYPLKDVDYYRLDLTDRPVRTALRATLLGILKVDVALYLHRVGEDGKLALMQTSDRAKGDQPETIRYSAEPGVYVLEVRDVKNRESNFQDPYQLTVEEGE, from the coding sequence ATGCGACGTCTGGGCTGGATTGCTGTGTGCGCGGTGCTGGCCGGCTGCCCCAAGGGGAAGGACGAGGTGGCCGACGCGGGACCGGTGGACGCCGGCCCGGATGTCTTGAGCGAGAAGGAGCCCAACGAGCGGCCGGATCAGGCGCTGGCGCTGACTCGGGACGCGGTGGTGAGCGCGGCGCTCTCGGCCGACCCGGCGAAGGGGGACGAGGACTGGTACCGGCTGGCGCCCCCGGCCGCGCGGACGGCGGACATCACCGTGTCGGGCATCCCGGGCGGAGATGTGGTCATCGAGGTGTACGACCGGGACCGCAACCGGCTGGCGGGGGTGAACAGCGAGGGCGAGGGCAAGCCGGAGCACTTCCCCAACCTCTTCGTCGAGGGCGAGCGCTTCGTGCGAGTGGCCTCGGCGCGCAAGGGCAGCGGCGGCTCATACACCCTGACGCTGGCCTACCGGCGCCCCAACGACGGCGAGGAGCGCGAGCCCAATGATCGGGCCGTGGACTCGACGGCGCTGACGCTCGGGCAGACGGTGGCGGCCTACATCGGCCACGCGGGAGATGAGGACTGGTACCGGATCGAATTGCCCACGCCGGAGCCGAGCACCCCGGCCCCTGATCCTGGCGAGGAAGCGCCTCTGCCGCCGCCTCCCACGCCGGCTCCGACGCCCACGGAGGGGACCGCCCCCACGCCGACAGAGGGGACTCCTCCCGCTGCGGCTGAGGGCACTCCGCCCTCCCCTGCTCCCGAGGGTTCGGCGCCCACCGCGGAGGGCTCCACGCCGCCCCCGGAGGGGACTCCCCCGGCCAGCCCCACCGGAACGCCGGGGGCCGTGGCCCAGACAGGAGACGCCGGCACCCCCGCCGCGCCTCCGGAGCCTCCGGGACTGGCGCTGAAGATCGAGCTGTCCGCCATCGAGGGCGTGCGGCCGGAGCTGGCGGTGCTCTCGGCGGCGGAGGCGCCGCTGTTCTCCCTGCGCGGCAAGGAGGGCGAGGCGCTGGCGCTGCGCAACATCGGCGTGCGCTCCACGGACAAGGTCGTCTACGTGGTGGTGAAGAGCAGCTGGGTGGGCACGGGCAAGGACGCGAAGCGCACCTACAACGCGACGAACCCGTACACGCTCTCGGTGTCACTGGAGGAGGCGGGAGCCAACGCGGAGCTGGAGCCCAATGACGAGCTCTACAAGGCGACGCCGATGAGCGGCTCGGGCTTCAAGGAGGGCTTCCTCGCGCCCAAGAGCGACGTGGACTACTACGTGCTGCGCACGACGGAGCCCATGCTGGCGAAGGTGGAGGTGTCCGGGGTGGAGCGGCTGGACCTGGTGCTGTCGGCGGTGGACGCGCCAGCGGGCGACGGGGCGCAGGAGACGGTGACGCTGAGGGCGAACGACGGCGCGCTGAAGGAGCCGGAGCGCCTGAACAACGTGTCCTGCAGCGGCAGCTGCTACTTCAAGGTGGAGGGGGCGTCGCGGAAGGTGGAGGGCAAGTGGGTGAAGGACTTCGAGAACGCGGACCAGCCCTACCGCATCACCGTCAGCGCGGTGCCGGACAACGGCAGCGAGGAGCGCGAGCCGAACAACACCGTGGACCGGGGCATGGAGCTCTCGCTGGGCAAGGCGGTGCGAGGCACGGTCTACCCGCTGAAGGACGTGGACTACTACCGGCTGGACCTGACGGATCGACCGGTGCGCACGGCGCTTCGGGCGACGCTGCTGGGCATCCTGAAGGTGGACGTGGCGCTGTACCTGCACCGGGTGGGCGAGGACGGCAAGCTGGCGCTCATGCAGACCTCCGATCGCGCCAAGGGCGACCAGCCGGAGACCATCCGCTACAGCGCCGAGCCGGGGGTGTACGTGCTGGAGGTGCGCGACGTGAAGAACCGCGAGTCGAACTTCCAGGACCCGTACCAGCTGACGGTGGAGGAAGGGGAGTAG
- a CDS encoding trypsin-like serine protease: MMSLEASGGIAGSKVPDPMHPHPRLLSLMVLLVICGACASNSGAKSHAPLEGTPSEHPYVLGGKLDSGNIYPNTVLLTLPSNGSAIATCSGVLISPRRVLTAAHCVCMEKPWVLEAGEPGTLIDGSMCLDRLTVQTVLYGQPGSPRDYVGIKVEPHPGLRLLYDGNGALVSAESDLAVIHLENAVQGVRSVELARKTVAVGRRVVLVGFGYADMRKKKIGDRHFGRTEIARVEGEVLTVTQPGVHAYEGDSGGPCFEWPRGGKSPLLVGVNRGGSAPVYSAFTSTVFPRNREWLERIIREDTQADAPGAP, encoded by the coding sequence ATGATGAGCCTGGAGGCTTCAGGCGGCATCGCTGGCTCAAAGGTGCCTGATCCGATGCATCCTCACCCGAGACTGTTGAGCCTCATGGTGCTGTTGGTCATTTGCGGTGCGTGCGCGAGCAACTCCGGAGCGAAATCGCATGCTCCTTTAGAGGGCACTCCCTCGGAGCATCCCTATGTCCTGGGAGGAAAGCTGGACTCGGGCAACATCTACCCGAACACCGTGCTGCTCACGTTGCCCTCGAATGGTTCAGCGATAGCGACCTGCAGCGGAGTGCTCATCAGTCCTCGGCGTGTCCTCACGGCGGCGCATTGCGTGTGCATGGAGAAACCGTGGGTGCTAGAGGCCGGCGAGCCAGGGACGCTGATCGACGGGTCCATGTGCCTGGATCGGCTGACCGTGCAGACGGTTCTCTATGGGCAGCCCGGTTCTCCGAGAGATTACGTCGGAATCAAGGTCGAGCCTCATCCAGGGCTCAGGCTCCTCTATGACGGCAATGGAGCGCTCGTCTCGGCGGAATCCGATCTGGCTGTCATCCACCTGGAGAATGCGGTTCAGGGAGTCAGGAGCGTCGAACTGGCCCGGAAGACCGTCGCCGTGGGCCGGAGAGTCGTCCTGGTGGGCTTCGGGTACGCCGACATGCGGAAGAAGAAGATTGGAGATCGCCACTTCGGACGAACGGAGATTGCCCGGGTGGAGGGCGAGGTCTTGACGGTCACGCAGCCAGGGGTTCATGCGTACGAGGGTGACAGTGGGGGGCCGTGCTTCGAGTGGCCTCGAGGAGGCAAGAGCCCGCTTCTCGTGGGTGTCAATCGTGGAGGCAGTGCGCCCGTCTACTCGGCCTTCACGAGCACGGTCTTCCCCAGGAATCGGGAGTGGCTCGAGAGGATCATCCGCGAGGACACCCAGGCGGATGCTCCTGGGGCGCCATAA
- a CDS encoding trypsin-like serine protease, whose translation MLDKVNRYSAAVDIETTEPTEAGIHGLCSGVLLSPRLVLTAGHCVCVRRPASTADKPGRFIIDGTSCSGSPAVTTMIYAPAGADTPPPGSGSRLHKGVEVRPHPALEVVLDAQGQVESSRGDLALILLEASVEETFSPLPLADEDVQAGESFVMIGGTFDESLGGVARQRRFTRYKVARFMDVGSGWVLYEQPKRDLYRGSSGGPCVRESSGGPVLIGVSGRGLGGEPTFTSLHPYLDWLRAAIRSVNPR comes from the coding sequence ATGTTGGACAAGGTGAACCGGTACTCCGCCGCCGTCGATATCGAGACCACCGAGCCCACGGAAGCGGGCATTCATGGGCTCTGCAGTGGAGTGCTTCTCAGCCCTCGCCTCGTGCTGACCGCGGGGCACTGTGTTTGCGTGCGCAGACCCGCTTCCACTGCGGACAAGCCGGGCAGGTTCATCATCGACGGAACCTCCTGCTCAGGCAGTCCGGCCGTGACCACGATGATCTATGCGCCAGCGGGAGCGGACACGCCTCCACCCGGAAGCGGGAGTCGGCTCCACAAAGGCGTGGAAGTCCGGCCGCATCCTGCTCTGGAGGTGGTGCTCGATGCCCAAGGCCAGGTGGAGTCCAGTCGTGGGGATCTCGCCCTCATTCTCCTGGAGGCTTCTGTCGAGGAGACATTCTCTCCGCTCCCGCTCGCGGACGAAGACGTTCAGGCAGGCGAGAGCTTCGTGATGATCGGCGGTACCTTCGACGAGTCCCTCGGCGGGGTGGCGCGGCAGCGGCGCTTCACGCGCTACAAGGTCGCCAGGTTCATGGATGTGGGCAGTGGCTGGGTCCTCTACGAGCAACCGAAGCGCGACCTCTATCGAGGGTCCAGCGGCGGGCCTTGTGTGCGGGAGAGCTCGGGAGGGCCGGTCCTCATTGGCGTGTCGGGTAGGGGATTGGGAGGAGAGCCGACCTTCACCAGCCTTCACCCCTACCTCGACTGGCTCCGCGCCGCGATTCGCTCCGTCAACCCCAGATGA
- a CDS encoding PA0069 family radical SAM protein, with translation MKPRPVSNPPNPWASTEVEYLDEIPPSRLEVLEDHTREILTHNSSPDVGFSWSVNPYRGCMHACAYCYARPGHEYLSMGAGTDFETRIVVKPHAPELLREAFDRPRWKGEPIVFSGVTDCYQPLEASMRLTRRCLEVCAEYRNPVGIITKGVLIERDLDVLQTLAREARLWVGISLPFHNPELARAMEPYVATPKRRLQAIERLAAAGIDVTVSVAPIIPGLNDEDIAKVLTAAREAGATRAFYTLLRLPGPVKAVFEERLREKLPLRAERVLHRIRETRGGVLSDSRFNHRMRGEGLYAETIERLFDTTARKVGMRMAFMTESAPTTFQRPARPSAQLSLF, from the coding sequence GTGAAGCCGCGTCCCGTCTCCAATCCGCCCAACCCCTGGGCGAGCACCGAGGTGGAGTACCTCGACGAGATCCCGCCCTCGCGGCTCGAGGTGCTGGAGGATCACACCCGCGAGATCCTCACGCACAACAGCAGCCCGGACGTGGGCTTCTCCTGGAGCGTCAACCCGTACCGTGGCTGCATGCACGCCTGCGCCTACTGCTACGCGCGCCCCGGCCACGAGTACCTCAGCATGGGCGCCGGCACGGACTTCGAGACGCGCATCGTCGTGAAGCCCCACGCTCCGGAGCTGCTCCGCGAAGCCTTCGATCGCCCTCGCTGGAAGGGCGAGCCCATCGTCTTCAGCGGCGTCACCGACTGCTATCAGCCGCTCGAGGCCTCGATGCGGCTCACCCGCCGCTGCCTGGAGGTCTGCGCCGAGTACCGCAACCCCGTGGGCATCATCACCAAGGGCGTGCTCATCGAGCGCGATCTCGACGTGCTCCAGACCCTGGCGCGAGAGGCCCGGCTCTGGGTGGGCATCAGCCTGCCCTTCCACAACCCGGAGCTGGCGCGAGCGATGGAGCCCTACGTGGCCACGCCGAAGCGGCGCCTGCAGGCCATCGAGCGGCTCGCCGCGGCGGGTATCGACGTGACGGTGTCCGTGGCGCCCATCATCCCGGGCCTCAATGACGAGGACATCGCCAAGGTGCTCACCGCCGCGCGAGAGGCCGGCGCCACCCGCGCCTTCTACACCCTGCTGCGCCTGCCCGGCCCCGTGAAGGCAGTCTTCGAGGAGCGCCTGCGCGAGAAGCTCCCCCTGCGCGCCGAGCGGGTGCTGCACCGCATCCGGGAGACGCGCGGCGGTGTGCTGTCCGACTCGCGCTTCAACCACCGCATGCGCGGCGAGGGGCTCTACGCGGAGACCATCGAGCGCCTCTTCGACACCACGGCGCGCAAGGTCGGCATGCGCATGGCCTTCATGACGGAGAGCGCGCCCACCACCTTCCAGCGGCCGGCGCGCCCCTCCGCTCAGCTCAGCCTCTTCTAG
- a CDS encoding chalcone isomerase family protein, with product MKATLSALVLSLTLALPALAKDKEVAGVKFPETLTVEGKELKLNGTGLRKKMVFKVYAAGLYLETPSKVGSEVLSSDQIKVVRMSMLRDLEKAKITEAITDGVTKNNKAQLPALKERLDKLNAAIPDLKKGDDLLITYVPGKGTQVRSQGGKELLLEGKDFADALFGVWLGSNPVDDGLRDGMLGKED from the coding sequence ATGAAAGCGACACTGTCCGCTCTGGTGCTGTCCCTTACCCTCGCGCTGCCCGCCCTGGCCAAGGACAAGGAGGTAGCGGGGGTGAAGTTCCCCGAGACCCTCACGGTCGAGGGCAAGGAGCTGAAGCTCAACGGCACGGGCCTTCGCAAGAAGATGGTCTTCAAGGTCTACGCCGCGGGGCTGTACCTGGAGACGCCGTCCAAGGTGGGCTCGGAGGTGCTCAGCTCGGATCAGATCAAGGTCGTCCGCATGAGCATGCTGCGCGACCTGGAGAAGGCGAAGATCACCGAGGCCATCACCGACGGCGTGACGAAGAACAACAAGGCGCAGCTGCCGGCGCTGAAGGAGCGGCTGGACAAACTCAACGCGGCCATCCCGGATCTGAAGAAGGGGGATGATCTGCTGATCACCTACGTGCCGGGCAAGGGCACCCAGGTGCGGAGCCAGGGCGGAAAGGAGCTGTTGCTCGAGGGCAAGGACTTCGCGGATGCCCTCTTCGGCGTGTGGCTCGGCAGCAACCCGGTGGACGACGGCCTCCGGGACGGGATGCTCGGCAAGGAGGACTAG
- the serC gene encoding 3-phosphoserine/phosphohydroxythreonine transaminase, translated as MRVINFNAGPAGLPLPALERAREELLDFQGSGMSIMEHSHRGKEYEAVHNEAISLLTELLAIPPTHQVLFLQGGASQQFAQVPMNYLTPEASADYLMTGVWSEKALDEARYYGKPRIAATAINKEKRYTRVPAQAELQLDPAATYVHMTSNNTIYGTQWHTFPEVGRVPLVADMSSDLLWKPIDVSRFAFIYAGAQKNVGPSGIVLIVVDKEFMARGRQDIPKIFRYTTYAENNSLYNTPPTFAIYLCRNVLAWIKDVGGLKQIEQWNREKGDLLYGAIDRHADFYRAPVEKGSRSYMNVVFQLPTEALNDTFVSEAKKAGMVGLKGHRSTGGIRVSLYNAVTVDNVKALVSFMDQFVQKHG; from the coding sequence ATGCGCGTCATCAACTTCAATGCCGGTCCCGCCGGCCTGCCCTTGCCGGCACTGGAGCGGGCGCGGGAGGAATTGCTGGATTTCCAGGGTTCTGGCATGTCTATCATGGAGCACAGCCACCGGGGCAAGGAGTACGAGGCCGTCCACAACGAGGCCATCTCCCTGCTGACCGAGCTGCTGGCCATCCCGCCGACGCACCAGGTGCTCTTCCTGCAGGGAGGCGCCTCGCAGCAGTTCGCGCAGGTGCCGATGAACTACCTCACCCCGGAGGCCTCGGCCGACTACCTGATGACGGGGGTGTGGAGCGAGAAGGCGCTGGACGAGGCCCGGTACTACGGCAAGCCGCGCATCGCGGCCACGGCGATCAACAAGGAGAAGCGCTACACGCGCGTCCCGGCGCAGGCGGAGCTGCAGCTGGATCCGGCCGCCACGTACGTCCACATGACGAGCAACAACACCATCTACGGGACGCAGTGGCACACGTTCCCGGAGGTGGGCCGCGTGCCGCTGGTGGCGGACATGAGCTCGGATCTGCTGTGGAAGCCCATCGACGTGAGCAGGTTCGCGTTCATCTACGCGGGCGCGCAGAAGAACGTGGGGCCCTCGGGGATCGTCCTCATCGTGGTGGACAAGGAGTTCATGGCCCGGGGGCGCCAGGACATCCCGAAGATCTTCCGCTACACGACGTACGCGGAGAACAACTCGCTGTACAACACGCCGCCCACCTTCGCGATCTACCTGTGCCGCAACGTGCTGGCGTGGATCAAGGACGTGGGAGGCCTGAAGCAGATCGAGCAGTGGAACCGAGAGAAGGGCGACCTGCTCTACGGCGCAATCGATCGCCACGCGGACTTCTACCGGGCGCCGGTGGAGAAGGGCTCGCGCTCGTACATGAACGTGGTGTTCCAGCTGCCGACGGAGGCGCTGAACGACACCTTCGTGTCCGAGGCGAAGAAGGCGGGCATGGTGGGGCTCAAGGGGCACCGCAGCACGGGCGGCATCCGCGTGTCGCTCTACAACGCGGTGACGGTGGACAACGTGAAGGCGCTGGTCTCCTTCATGGACCAGTTCGTCCAGAAGCACGGGTAG
- a CDS encoding RNA polymerase sigma factor — protein sequence MGSSEELTQWVRRAARGEESAFGELYRRTRPLVARLTAGFATLDADEVEDVIQETYVRAFKALPRLKEVSAFEAWLLSIARNRARTRLERKSHLRRLEEETQDPQPEAVPAMPEALQVERDIAVVRQLIAELPDGEEKKTVQLFYLEGELSAREIAEKLGVGKSAVTMRLERFRARIKRELLRRVLAGRWE from the coding sequence GTGGGTTCCTCTGAGGAACTGACACAGTGGGTGCGGCGGGCCGCCCGTGGGGAGGAGTCCGCCTTTGGAGAGCTTTATCGGCGCACGAGGCCTCTGGTGGCTCGGCTGACGGCCGGGTTCGCCACGCTGGATGCGGACGAGGTGGAAGACGTGATTCAGGAGACTTACGTCCGAGCGTTCAAGGCGCTCCCGAGGCTCAAGGAAGTCTCGGCGTTCGAGGCGTGGCTCCTGTCCATCGCGCGCAACCGCGCGCGCACCCGCCTGGAGCGCAAGAGCCACCTGCGACGGCTGGAGGAGGAGACCCAGGATCCCCAGCCCGAGGCCGTGCCCGCCATGCCGGAGGCGCTCCAGGTGGAGCGGGACATCGCCGTGGTGCGTCAACTCATCGCCGAGCTGCCGGACGGCGAGGAGAAGAAGACCGTGCAGCTCTTCTACCTGGAGGGAGAGCTGTCCGCGCGGGAGATCGCCGAGAAGCTCGGCGTGGGCAAGAGCGCGGTGACCATGCGGCTGGAGCGATTCCGGGCGCGCATCAAGCGTGAGCTGCTCCGGCGCGTCCTCGCCGGGCGCTGGGAGTAA
- a CDS encoding caspase family protein, with product MKRFFLILLGALAACAGPSAHEKGGLVPLKLDEAALSNAYAPRRIALLVGISEFQDPQWRNLRYSSKDAQDLATALKDPARGHFDQVRLLTRREETTRASIVAAIRELQKEATRPDDVVVVYFSAHGTLSRDGQGELRRYLVTHDSSYQSIPQTALSMDVLKAEFDKLPSRRRLMVLATCHSGSGKSLLPKELETELAGIKSGFYARPLEEASRASMVFAACDWGETAREDEGLRNDIYTHFLIEGLSGTADRNADGAVTATEAHDFARRRTFAFTQGRQRPSAEILEVGADPVVLSGRIDRLGRPELFSYNPRLDGFTLKVDGEPRAELPGGAAVVPGRRTVELTKGDSVLIRRELEVAVGERLPLEQLLSDAFPSRSLALMGGMFSFVDGRSRTELLPASPEVGLVLRLEDRPLQDFGLLLDVSGSRGRRTLELVPGSQVPFVYTRLTAGVGMPYLWRWDKLTLFGGPRVAALYLGRSFEVDAFTGGQHYFTVSPGVVGGLVWRLGERLELTAQAQLMLTYVVVDGRGQAVGFTGGQAGMGYRF from the coding sequence GTGAAGCGCTTCTTCCTCATTCTGCTGGGAGCCCTCGCGGCTTGTGCCGGCCCGTCCGCCCATGAGAAGGGCGGACTGGTCCCGCTCAAGCTCGACGAGGCTGCGTTGTCCAATGCCTACGCACCGCGACGCATCGCGCTGCTGGTGGGCATCTCCGAGTTCCAGGATCCGCAGTGGAGGAATCTGCGCTACTCGTCGAAGGACGCGCAGGATCTCGCCACCGCGCTGAAGGATCCGGCGCGTGGGCACTTCGATCAGGTGCGCCTGCTCACGCGGCGGGAGGAGACGACACGCGCATCCATCGTCGCGGCGATCCGCGAGCTCCAGAAGGAGGCCACGCGGCCGGACGACGTGGTGGTGGTGTACTTCTCCGCGCACGGCACGCTGTCGCGCGATGGGCAGGGCGAGCTCAGGCGCTACCTGGTCACCCACGACTCCTCGTACCAGTCCATTCCGCAGACGGCGCTGTCCATGGACGTGCTGAAGGCGGAGTTCGACAAGCTGCCCAGCCGGCGCCGGCTCATGGTGCTGGCCACCTGTCACAGCGGCAGCGGCAAGTCGCTGCTGCCCAAGGAGCTGGAGACGGAGCTGGCCGGCATCAAGTCCGGCTTCTACGCGCGCCCCCTGGAGGAGGCCAGCCGCGCCTCCATGGTCTTCGCCGCCTGCGACTGGGGCGAGACGGCCCGCGAGGACGAGGGGCTGCGCAACGACATCTATACGCACTTCCTCATCGAGGGCCTGAGCGGCACAGCCGACCGCAACGCGGACGGCGCCGTCACCGCCACCGAGGCGCATGACTTCGCGCGCCGCCGCACCTTCGCCTTCACCCAGGGGCGCCAGCGCCCGTCCGCGGAGATCCTCGAGGTGGGCGCCGATCCGGTGGTGCTCTCCGGCCGCATCGATCGCCTGGGCCGCCCGGAGCTGTTCTCGTACAACCCGCGGCTGGATGGCTTCACCCTCAAGGTGGACGGCGAGCCGCGCGCGGAGCTGCCTGGAGGCGCCGCCGTGGTGCCGGGCCGCCGCACCGTGGAGCTGACCAAGGGCGACTCGGTGCTCATCCGCCGGGAGCTGGAGGTGGCCGTGGGCGAGCGGCTCCCGCTGGAGCAGCTGCTGTCGGACGCCTTCCCCAGCCGCTCCCTCGCGCTGATGGGCGGCATGTTCTCGTTCGTGGACGGCCGCAGCCGCACGGAGCTGCTGCCCGCCTCTCCCGAGGTGGGCCTGGTGCTGCGCCTGGAGGACCGGCCGCTGCAGGACTTCGGACTCCTGTTGGATGTCAGCGGCAGCCGCGGCCGCCGCACCCTCGAGCTCGTCCCCGGCTCCCAGGTTCCCTTCGTCTACACCCGCCTCACCGCGGGTGTGGGAATGCCCTACCTGTGGCGCTGGGACAAGCTGACGCTCTTCGGTGGGCCGCGCGTGGCCGCTCTGTACCTGGGGCGGTCCTTTGAAGTGGACGCCTTCACGGGCGGACAGCACTACTTCACCGTCAGCCCTGGCGTGGTAGGTGGCCTCGTGTGGCGCCTGGGCGAGCGGCTGGAGCTGACTGCCCAGGCGCAGTTGATGCTCACGTACGTCGTGGTGGATGGGCGGGGTCAGGCGGTGGGATTCACCGGCGGCCAGGCCGGCATGGGGTACCGCTTCTGA
- a CDS encoding carboxypeptidase regulatory-like domain-containing protein: MHHRLHIAMAVVLGALGTGGCGGLANEPFLFGTVSGRLVGADASVARVSVLGKPELSSTVKGDGSFTIERVPAGAAELFIIASATKTLRQPLIVQGGQSVSLGELEPKEASFLSVRVKSPDNERVTEGRLVLEGTPSEQSLDDKGRAEVGPLPDGCYSLLVSARSFPDVSSETCVSAGEKKEVKINLSEPSGGCATTGCVDDYQCAQSGRCVECLEDTHCGPGLSCRGFRCEGGPLCTPCTGDWTCQAGSSCQALPEGNACVGRCGNGETCKGGFTCQSGRCMPNSAQFSGCGGYRGVGASCGTDDAICRGMGIIEGACVEGTCTLRCKSDDECPEGYSCKGGSGGKACRLEN, translated from the coding sequence ATGCACCACAGACTGCACATCGCGATGGCTGTCGTCCTCGGGGCGCTGGGTACAGGCGGGTGCGGCGGGCTGGCGAATGAACCCTTCCTGTTCGGGACGGTGAGCGGACGGCTCGTCGGAGCCGACGCGTCCGTGGCGCGTGTGTCCGTCCTGGGCAAGCCCGAGCTGAGCAGCACCGTGAAGGGGGATGGCTCCTTCACGATCGAGCGAGTCCCCGCGGGCGCCGCCGAGCTGTTCATCATCGCCTCGGCGACGAAGACGCTGCGTCAGCCCCTGATCGTCCAGGGCGGGCAGTCCGTGTCGCTGGGCGAGCTGGAGCCGAAGGAGGCCAGCTTCCTGTCGGTGCGCGTCAAGTCGCCCGACAACGAGCGGGTGACCGAAGGCCGGCTGGTCTTGGAAGGTACTCCCTCGGAGCAGAGCCTGGACGACAAGGGGCGGGCGGAGGTCGGCCCGCTGCCAGACGGCTGCTACTCGCTGCTCGTGTCGGCCAGGAGCTTTCCGGACGTGAGCTCCGAGACGTGCGTGAGCGCCGGCGAGAAGAAGGAAGTGAAGATCAACCTCTCCGAGCCGAGCGGCGGGTGCGCGACCACGGGATGCGTGGACGACTACCAGTGCGCGCAGAGCGGCCGGTGCGTCGAGTGCCTCGAGGACACACACTGCGGCCCGGGCCTCTCCTGCCGTGGCTTCCGGTGCGAGGGCGGGCCGCTCTGCACGCCGTGCACCGGGGACTGGACGTGCCAGGCTGGCTCGAGCTGCCAGGCGCTGCCCGAGGGCAACGCGTGCGTGGGTCGGTGCGGCAACGGCGAGACGTGCAAGGGCGGCTTCACGTGCCAGAGCGGCCGCTGCATGCCCAACTCGGCGCAGTTCTCCGGGTGCGGCGGCTACCGTGGGGTCGGCGCCTCCTGCGGGACGGATGATGCGATCTGCCGCGGCATGGGCATCATCGAGGGCGCCTGTGTCGAGGGCACCTGCACCCTGCGGTGCAAGTCCGACGACGAGTGCCCGGAGGGGTATTCCTGCAAGGGCGGCTCCGGCGGCAAGGCGTGCCGGCTGGAGAACTGA